From one Saccharomyces cerevisiae S288C chromosome XVI, complete sequence genomic stretch:
- the APM1 gene encoding Apm1p (One of two alternative Mu1-like medium subunits of the clathrin-associated AP-1 complex; binds clathrin; involved in clathrin-dependent Golgi protein sorting): MASAVYFCDHNGKPLLSRRYRDDIPLSAIDKFPILLSDLEEQSNLIPPCLNHNGLEYLFIQHNDLYVVAIVTSLSANAAAIFTFLHKLVEVLSDYLKTVEEESIRDNFVIIYELLDEVMDYGIPQITETKMLKQYITQKSFKLVKSAKKKRNATRPPVALTNSVSWRPEGITHKKNEAFLDIVESINMLMTQKGQVLRSEIIGDVKVNSKLSGMPDLKLGINDKGIFSKYLDDDTNIPSASATTSDNNTETDKKPSITSSSATNKKKVNIELEDLKFHQCVRLSKFENEKIITFIPPDGKFDLMNYRLSTTIKPLIWCDVNVQVHSNSRIEIHCKAKAQIKRKSTATNVEILIPVPDDADTPTFKYSHGSLKYVPEKSAILWKIRSFPGGKEYSMSAELGLPSISNNEDGNRTMPKSNAEILKGPVQIKFQIPYFTTSGIQVRYLKINEPKLQYKSYPWVRYITQSGDDYTIRLT, from the coding sequence ATGGCTTCTGCAGTGTATTTTTGCGATCATAATGGGAAACCACTCCTATCAAGAAGGTATAGAGATGATATTCCGCTTTCTGCAATTGACAAATTCCCTATATTACTCTCGGATTTAGAGGAACAATCAAATCTGATTCCTCCATGTTTGAACCACAATGGTCTGGAATATCTATTTATACAGCATAACGATCTATACGTGGTGGCAATTGTGACTTCTCTTAGTGCCAATGCGGCTGccatttttacttttttgcACAAATTAGTGGAGGTATTAAGTGACTACTTAAAAACcgttgaagaagaatctaTTAGAGATAATTTTGTTATAATATATGAATTACTGGACGAAGTGATGGATTATGGTATACCACAGATCACAGAAACTAAGATGCTGAAACAGTACATAACACAAAAATCCTTCAAACTAGTTAAATCCgccaagaagaagaggaatGCTACTAGACCACCCGTCGCACTAACAAATTCAGTCAGTTGGAGGCCAGAAGGCATCACtcacaagaaaaatgaagcCTTTCTGGATATCGTCGAATCTATTAATATGCTCATGACTCAAAAAGGTCAAGTTTTGAGATCAGAAATTATCGGCGATGTTAAGGTTAACTCAAAATTGTCTGGTATGCCTGATCTGAAATTAGGTATTAATGATAAAGGCATTTTCTCCAAATATTTGGATGATGATACAAATATCCCATCAGCGAGCGCGACAACATCCGATAATAACACAGAAACTGATAAAAAACCATCAATAACATCATCATCGGCCacaaacaagaagaaagttAATATTGAATTGgaagatttgaaatttcatcaatgtGTCCGATTAAGCAAATTcgagaatgaaaaaattataacGTTTATACCTCCTGATGGAAAGTTCGATTTAATGAACTACAGACTATCTACTACGATAAAACCGTTAATTTGGTGTGATGTAAACGTTCAAGTTCATTCGAATTCTAGAATTGAAATTCACTGTAAGGCCAAGGCccaaattaaaagaaaatctacTGCAACTAATGTAGAGATATTGATACCGGTCCCGGACGACGCGGATACACCGACTTTTAAATATTCACACGGGTCTCTAAAGTATGTCCCTGAAAAAAGTGCAATCTTATGGAAAATAAGAAGTTTTCCCGGTGGTAAAGAGTACTCAATGTCTGCCGAATTGGGACTGCcttcaatatcaaataaCGAGGATGGCAATAGAACAATGCCAAAAAGTAACGCGGAAATCTTGAAGGGACCTGTCCAAatcaaatttcaaatacccTACTTTACTACTTCAGGTATTCAAGTACGTTATCTTAAAATTAACGAACCCAAATTGCAGTATAAGAGTTACCCATGGGTAAGATATATCACGCAAAGTGGTGATGATTATACAATAAGGCTGACGTAA
- the THI21 gene encoding bifunctional hydroxymethylpyrimidine kinase/phosphomethylpyrimidine kinase (Hydroxymethylpyrimidine (HMP) and HMP-phosphate kinase; involved in thiamine biosynthesis; member of a gene family with THI20 and THI22; functionally redundant with Thi20p), with protein MTYSTVNINTPPPYLALASNEKLPTVLSIAGTDPSGGAGVEADVKTITAHRCYAMTCITALNAQTPVKVYSINNTPKEVVSQILDANLQDMKCDVIKTGMLTTAAIEVLHEKLLQLGENRPKLVVDPVLVATSGSSLAGKDIASLITEKIAPFADILTPNIPECFKLLGEDREISKLRDIFEVAKDLAKITKCSNILVKGGHIPWNDEEGKYITDVLYLGAEQRFITFKGNFVNTTHTHGTGCTLASAIASNLARGYSLPQSVYGGIEYVQNAVAIGCDVTKETVKDNGPINHVYAIEIPLEKMLSDECFTASDAVHKKPVKSSLNKIPGGSFYKYLINHPKVKPHWDSYVNHDFVRKVADGSLEPKKFQFFIEQDYLYLVNYARISCIAGSKSPCLEDLEKELVIVECVRNGLCQHERRLREEFGIKDPDYLQKIQRGPALRAYCRYFNDVSRRGNWQELVIALNPCLMGYVHALTKIKDEVTAAEGSVYREWCETYSSSWCHEAMLEGEKLLNHILETYPPEKLDTLVTIYAEVCELEANFWTAALEYE; from the coding sequence ATGACCTATTCTACAGTTAATATTAATACACCTCCACCATATCTCGCTTTGGCCagcaatgaaaaattacccaCAGTTTTGTCTATTGCTGGAACAGATCCAAGCGGTGGTGCTGGTGTTGAAGCAGATGTGAAAACTATCACTGCACACAGATGCTATGCTATGACATGCATCACTGCTTTGAATGCTCAAACTCCAGTTAAAGTATACAGCATTAATAACACGCCAAAGGAAGTAGTTTCCCAAATTTTGGACGCCAATTTACAAGACATGAAATGTGACGTCATCAAGACTGGCATGCTTACGACAGCTGCTATCGAGGTTTTGCACGAAAAACTGCTGCAGCTCGGCGAAAATAGACCTAAGCTAGTAGTTGACCCAGTCCTTGTTGCTACTTCAGGCTCTTCTTTAGCTGGAAAGGATATAGCCAGTTTAATTACGGAGAAAATCGCACCTTTTGCTGACATTTTGACTCCTAACATTCCGGAGTGTTTCAAACTGTTAGGTGAAGACAGAGAAATAAGCAAATTGCGAGACATTTTCGAAGTCGCAAAAGACCTTGCCAAAATCACCAAGTGTTCCAATATTTTGGTTAAAGGTGGTCACATTCCATGgaatgatgaagaaggaaagTACATCACTGATGTCCTTTACTTAGGGGCCGAACAAAGGTTTATAACCTTCAAGGGTAATTTTGTTAATACAACCCACACTCATGGTACCGGGTGCACCCTAGCTTCCGCCATTGCATCAAATTTGGCTCGCGGTTATTCCCTTCCCCAATCCGTTTATGGCGGTATTGAGTACGTCCAAAATGCGGTGGCCATTGGCTGCGATGTCACGAAAGAGACTGTTAAGGACAACGGGCCAATTAATCATGTCTACGCCATCGAAATTCCATTAGAAAAAATGCTCAGTGACGAATGTTTCACTGCATCAGATGCCGTACACAAAAAGCCAGTCAAAAGTTCTCTTAACAAAATCCCTGGAGGAAGTTTCTATAAATATCTGATAAATCACCCTAAAGTTAAGCCCCACTGGGACTCCTATGTGAACCATGATTTTGTTAGAAAAGTAGCAGACGGTTCCTTAGAGCCTAAGAAGttccaattttttatcGAACAAGATTACCTGTACTTAGTCAATTATGCCAGGATTTCCTGCATCGCGGGTAGTAAATCCCCGTGTCTTGAAGACCTGGAGAAAGAGCTAGTTATTGTCGAATGCGTTCGTAATGGGCTTTGCCAACATGAAAGGAGATTAAGGGAGGAATTTGGAATTAAGGATCCCGACTACTTACAAAAGATTCAAAGAGGTCCTGCATTAAGGGCTTACTGTCGTTACTTTAATGATGTTTCCAGAAGAGGTAACTGGCAGGAGTTAGTTATAGCTCTTAATCCTTGCTTAATGGGCTATGTTCACGCTTTGACCAAGATCAAGGATGAAGTAACTGCAGCAGAAGGCTCCGTTTACCGTGAATGGTGTGAAACTTACTCATCGTCATGGTGCCACGAAGCTATGCTTGAAGGCGAAAAGCTGTTGAATCACATCTTGGAAACATACCCTCCAGAAAAACTTGATACACTGGTCACAATATATGCTGAAGTTTGTGAATTGGAAGCTAACTTCTGGACCGCCGCTCTAGAATATGAATGA
- a CDS encoding gag protein (Retrotransposon TYA Gag gene co-transcribed with TYB Pol; translated as TYA or TYA-TYB polyprotein; Gag is a nucleocapsid protein that is the structural constituent of virus-like particles (VLPs); similar to retroviral Gag) produces MESQQLSQHSPISHGSACASVTSKEVHTNQDPLDVSASKTEECEKASTKANSQQTTTPASSAVPENPHHASPQPASVPPPQNGPYPQQCMMTQNQANPSGWSFYGHPSMIPYTPYQMSPMYFPPGPQSQFPQYPSSVGTPLSTPSPESGNTFTDSSSADSDMTSTKKYVRPPPMLTSPNDFPNWVKTYIKFLQNSNLGGIIPTVNGKPVRQITDDELTFLYNTFQIFAPSQFLPTWVKDILSVDYTDIMKILSKSIEKMQSDTQEANDIVTLANLQYNGSTPADAFETKVTNIIDRLNNNGIHINNKVACQLIMRGLSGEYKFLRYTRHRHLNMTVAELFLDIHAIYEEQQGSRNSKPNYRRNLSDEKNDSRSYTNTTKPKVIARNPQKTNNSKSKTARAHNVSTSNNSPSTDNDSISKSTTEPIQLNNKHDLHLRPGTY; encoded by the coding sequence atggaatcccaacaattatctcaacattcacccatttctcatggtagcgcctgtgcttcggttacttctaaggaagtccacacaaatcaagatccgttagacgtttcagcttccaaaacagaagaatgTGAGAAGGCTTCCACTAAGGCTAACTCTCAACAGACAACAACACCTGCttcatcagctgttccagagaacccCCATCATGCCTCTCCTCAACCTgcttcagtaccacctCCACAGAATGGGCCGTACCCACAGCAGTGCATGATGACCCAAAACCAAGCCAATCCATCTGGTTGGTCATTTTACGGACACCCATCTATGATTCCGTATAcaccttatcaaatgtcgcctatgtactttccacctgggccacaatcacagtttccgcagtatccatcatcagttggaacGCCTCTGAGCACTCCATCACCTGAGTCAggtaatacatttactgattcatcctcagcggactctgatatgacatccactaaaaaatatgtcagaccaccaccaatgttaacctcacctaatgactttccaaattgggttaaaacatacatcaaatttttacaaaactcgaatctcggtggtattattccgACAGTAAACGGAAAACCCGTACGTCAGatcactgatgatgaactcaccttcttgtataacacttttcaaatatttgctcccTCTCAATTCCTACCTACCTGGGTCAAAGACATCCTATCCGTTGATTATAcggatatcatgaaaattctttccaaaagtattgaaaaaatgcaatctgATACCCAAGAGGCAAACGACATTGTGACCctggcaaatttgcaatataatggcagtacacctgcagatgcatttgaaacaaaagtcacaaacattatcgacagactgaacaataatggcattcatatcaataacaaggtcgcatgccaattaattatgagaggtctatctggcgaatataaatttttacgctaCACACGTCATCGAcatctaaatatgacagtcgctgaactgttcttagatatccatgctatttatgaagaacaacagggatcgagaaacagcaaacctaattacaggagaaatctgagtgatgagaagaatgattctcgcagctatacgaatacaaccaaacccaaagttatagctcggaatcctcaaaaaacaaataattcgaaatcgaaaacagcCAGGGCTCACAATGTATCCACATCTAATAACTCTCCCAGCACGGACAACGATTCcatcagtaaatcaactactgaaccgattcaattgaacaataagcaCGACCTTCACCTTAGGCCAGGAACTTACTGA